The Geminocystis sp. M7585_C2015_104 region GTGTGCTGATGATCCCCTGCTTGTTGACTGCCACCATCTGCTTCATCATTGCCTTCATCGCCGCTCCGCCAGTGGACATTGACGGGATTCGTGAGCCCGTATCTGGTTCTCTGTTATATGGGAACAACATCATCACAGGAGCTGTAGTGCCCTCTTCCAACGCTATAGGGCTGCACTTCTAC contains the following coding sequences:
- a CDS encoding photosystem II q(b) protein; protein product: MTTTIQQQKQISAWEQFCQWITSTNNRLYIGWFGVLMIPCLLTATICFIIAFIAAPPVDIDGIREPVSGSLLYGNNIITGAVVPSSNAIGLHFY